The Sinomicrobium kalidii genome contains a region encoding:
- a CDS encoding cellulase family glycosylhydrolase, which translates to MKNTLNWNTYGYALSSLVLIAFLSCKHKENDKQKTEKPEAETETPVRSVWTKEKANTWYEDQPWLVGANFNPSTAINQLEMWQEETFDPETIDRELGWAASIGMNTMRVYLHDLLHKHDKEGFYERMDQYLTIADKHNIRTLFVLFDSCWDPFPAPGEQRAPKPHVHNSGWVQSPGQNVLQDSTQYGRLENYVKGTISEFRDDDRILGWDVWNEPDNMTGPSYEDVEIPNKADLVLPLLEKTFAWAREANPSQPLTSGVWTGDWSSHENMKPMHKLQLEQSDVISFHNYNDPQDFEEKIKQLQRYGKPLLCTEYMARPNGSTFEGFLPVAREYNVAMYNWGLVDGKTQTKYPWDSWTKTYTAETDLWFHEVFRKDGRPYKEVETRLISELTSEVNSN; encoded by the coding sequence ATGAAGAACACTTTGAATTGGAACACATACGGATACGCGCTGTCCTCACTGGTATTAATTGCTTTTTTAAGCTGTAAGCACAAGGAAAACGACAAGCAGAAAACGGAAAAGCCCGAAGCAGAAACGGAAACACCTGTCCGTTCCGTCTGGACAAAAGAAAAAGCCAATACGTGGTATGAAGACCAGCCCTGGCTGGTAGGAGCAAATTTTAACCCCAGTACCGCCATCAACCAGCTCGAAATGTGGCAGGAAGAAACCTTCGATCCGGAGACCATTGACAGGGAACTGGGATGGGCCGCATCGATTGGTATGAATACCATGCGCGTTTATTTGCACGACCTGCTCCATAAACATGACAAGGAGGGTTTTTATGAACGTATGGACCAATATCTCACCATTGCAGACAAGCACAATATCAGAACGCTGTTCGTGTTGTTTGACTCCTGCTGGGACCCGTTTCCCGCCCCCGGCGAGCAAAGAGCGCCAAAGCCTCATGTCCACAATTCCGGATGGGTACAGAGCCCCGGTCAGAACGTACTTCAGGATTCCACACAATACGGAAGACTGGAGAACTATGTTAAAGGGACCATTTCCGAATTCAGGGATGATGACCGCATACTGGGCTGGGATGTATGGAACGAACCCGATAACATGACCGGACCTTCCTATGAAGATGTCGAAATCCCCAATAAAGCCGACCTGGTTTTACCGTTGCTCGAAAAGACCTTTGCCTGGGCAAGAGAGGCCAACCCAAGCCAGCCTCTCACCTCCGGGGTATGGACGGGCGACTGGAGTTCGCACGAAAACATGAAACCCATGCACAAATTACAGCTGGAACAATCGGATGTTATATCATTCCACAATTACAACGATCCGCAGGATTTCGAAGAAAAAATAAAGCAACTGCAGCGATACGGCAAACCCCTTCTGTGCACCGAGTACATGGCCAGACCTAACGGCAGTACATTCGAAGGCTTTTTGCCCGTAGCCCGGGAATATAACGTAGCCATGTACAACTGGGGACTGGTAGACGGAAAAACCCAGACCAAATATCCCTGGGACAGCTGGACCAAAACCTATACGGCCGAAACCGATCTCTGGTTTCACGAGGTTTTCCGCAAAGACGGCAGACCATACAAGGAAGTAGAAACCCGGCTGATCTCGGAACTGACATCAGAAGTAAATTCGAACTAA
- a CDS encoding right-handed parallel beta-helix repeat-containing protein, whose product MKTIKTSLKCIGLCVLFTACTQTDNVSDIADETYGNTNAPAETASQKGDTIASRGVTRYLHAQDGPDETAALQSLIDQSSSGDIIFIHAGNHYFSGTVHVNKSGLTIRGANNGTDPTNYLRKTGQGVSLLDIDPGVLNTVIDWIYIDGGNLPEPNMRVFGNQTSIYNSHFRNSDHSGILIHEANLLHIEGVKAYYNGVVGISQWASSDNTIINCQTYENGGEGITIDGGSHNCIVDNVWIYRNNNQQRGVGGIGIDQANGANIRNCTIDQTFGHAIRFQNNLDQPNDGCQVYDNVITGNQGCAISINKPHLVTNFGQWNNTMTGNAGTICYEN is encoded by the coding sequence ATGAAAACAATAAAAACTTCACTAAAGTGCATCGGGCTATGTGTACTATTCACAGCCTGTACCCAAACTGATAATGTTTCCGACATAGCTGACGAAACTTACGGCAATACCAACGCTCCGGCGGAGACCGCTTCCCAAAAAGGTGACACTATAGCGTCCCGGGGAGTTACCAGGTACCTGCATGCCCAGGACGGGCCGGATGAAACGGCCGCACTGCAAAGTCTGATCGATCAATCATCTTCAGGTGATATTATCTTTATTCATGCAGGTAACCATTATTTTAGCGGTACGGTCCATGTCAATAAAAGCGGACTGACCATCAGAGGTGCCAACAACGGTACTGATCCCACAAATTATTTACGGAAAACCGGGCAGGGTGTATCGCTTCTCGATATTGATCCCGGGGTTTTAAATACCGTGATCGACTGGATATATATCGACGGAGGCAATTTACCCGAGCCCAATATGCGGGTATTCGGCAATCAGACCAGCATCTACAACAGCCACTTCAGAAACAGTGACCATTCCGGTATTTTAATACACGAGGCCAACCTGCTACATATAGAAGGTGTTAAAGCATATTACAACGGAGTCGTGGGCATTTCGCAATGGGCAAGCTCTGACAACACCATAATAAATTGCCAGACCTATGAGAACGGCGGCGAGGGAATTACCATAGACGGCGGCTCCCATAACTGTATTGTGGATAATGTATGGATTTACAGGAACAACAATCAGCAGCGGGGTGTTGGCGGTATAGGCATCGACCAGGCCAATGGTGCCAACATACGAAACTGTACGATCGACCAGACTTTCGGCCATGCCATCCGGTTCCAGAACAACTTGGACCAACCCAACGACGGGTGCCAGGTATATGATAACGTTATTACCGGCAACCAGGGATGTGCCATCAGCATAAACAAGCCTCACCTGGTCACCAACTTCGGGCAATGGAATAACACGATGACAGGCAATGCCGGAACAATTTGTTACGAAAACTGA
- a CDS encoding RagB/SusD family nutrient uptake outer membrane protein: MKNTVILTVIICSLFAAVSCQKDELDLDNPNALTTDQFWVTPDDAELGVNSIYAMFYKDGLWARWIYFRLDLTSDEGFSQSPWVELADWTRFGYINYNFWEGNAVTWRDTYKAVFRANQVLANVPDIEFSDENRKAQILGEAKFFRALYYYYAGVLWENIPLVLEPSTPSDLPEQHTREEVFAQVEKDLNEAFSALPLTWDESQTGRPTKGAAKAMLAKLYMQQHRWEDAKAALEYLVKGEGAMYSLVEDYRDNFTHLNENNSESVFEIQFGDQRRGGTGEGQDASVSNTRAQFFAPRGIGWSDGQARYWLVDAFKEEQTVNGEIDERLRYSLFYPDLFEDFGDKVYGKDWEWGDEEAWFRKYQRDYYRENEDYFSEVNQRLIRYADILLRYAEVLNELGMTADAYQYVDMVRARANMAPLAEAYPGIGNNREAFLDRLKIERVLELSGESVRWEDLKRWGDLEDQSAVDEIAERDPDFGNFDIGKNIRLPIPQVEVENNPNLEQNPGY, encoded by the coding sequence ATGAAAAATACAGTAATATTAACCGTAATTATATGTTCGCTCTTTGCGGCCGTTTCCTGCCAGAAAGACGAACTGGACCTCGACAACCCGAATGCCCTGACCACAGACCAGTTCTGGGTAACTCCGGACGATGCCGAACTGGGTGTCAATTCCATTTATGCCATGTTCTACAAAGACGGTCTCTGGGCCCGGTGGATCTATTTCCGCCTCGACCTTACTTCAGACGAAGGTTTCAGCCAGAGTCCCTGGGTGGAGCTGGCAGACTGGACACGGTTCGGGTATATCAACTACAACTTCTGGGAAGGGAATGCCGTAACCTGGAGAGACACGTATAAGGCCGTTTTCAGGGCCAACCAGGTCCTGGCCAATGTCCCGGACATCGAATTTTCCGATGAAAACAGGAAAGCTCAGATCCTGGGCGAAGCCAAATTCTTCAGGGCACTGTATTACTACTATGCCGGGGTGCTCTGGGAAAACATTCCCCTCGTGCTGGAACCCTCAACACCAAGCGATCTCCCGGAACAGCACACCAGAGAGGAGGTTTTTGCCCAGGTGGAAAAAGACCTGAACGAGGCGTTCTCCGCATTGCCTCTTACCTGGGACGAATCACAAACGGGGAGACCCACCAAAGGAGCTGCCAAAGCCATGCTGGCCAAGCTTTATATGCAGCAGCACCGCTGGGAAGATGCAAAAGCTGCCCTGGAATACCTGGTTAAAGGCGAAGGCGCCATGTACAGCCTCGTTGAGGATTACCGGGATAATTTTACTCACCTCAACGAGAACAATTCCGAGTCCGTTTTCGAAATACAGTTCGGCGACCAGCGCCGTGGCGGTACGGGCGAAGGGCAGGATGCCTCGGTTTCCAATACAAGAGCCCAGTTTTTTGCCCCGAGGGGGATCGGCTGGTCTGACGGCCAGGCGCGATACTGGCTTGTGGACGCCTTTAAGGAAGAACAGACCGTAAACGGCGAAATTGACGAAAGACTGCGCTATTCCCTGTTCTACCCGGACCTCTTCGAGGATTTCGGCGATAAGGTTTACGGAAAAGACTGGGAATGGGGCGATGAGGAAGCCTGGTTCAGGAAATACCAGCGGGATTATTATCGCGAAAACGAGGATTACTTTTCCGAGGTCAATCAGCGTTTGATCCGCTATGCCGATATCCTGCTCCGTTATGCCGAAGTGCTAAACGAACTGGGCATGACTGCAGATGCCTACCAGTATGTGGATATGGTAAGAGCCCGGGCAAACATGGCGCCGCTGGCCGAAGCCTATCCCGGTATAGGTAATAACCGGGAAGCCTTTCTCGATCGCTTAAAGATTGAGCGCGTCCTGGAACTCTCAGGTGAAAGTGTGCGCTGGGAGGACCTGAAACGGTGGGGCGATCTCGAAGATCAGTCCGCCGTAGATGAAATTGCGGAAAGGGACCCTGATTTCGGGAACTTCGATATCGGTAAGAACATCCGGTTACCCATTCCGCAGGTAGAAGTTGAAAACAACCCTAACCTGGAACAGAATCCGGGCTATTGA
- a CDS encoding SusC/RagA family TonB-linked outer membrane protein yields MKTKLTLVYRFKFILILALFWAQSSFAQDTVEVSGKITATDGTPIPFVNIVVRGANTGTSADMDGNYAITVAPDATLIFSYIGFRTQEIPVNNQTTLNVRLEEDVAALDEVVVVGYGTQQKKDLTSAISVVKSDQIRKRQTTTVAESLQGLAPGVNVRGGGQPGQEARIEIRGLKNLRSANPLYVIDGLITTANRDFNPNDIESVQILKDAAAAAIYGSRAANGVVIITTKKGKRGPLKVTASSKMSLTEVPRYDLAGQEEFVRLNNMAYDNAGLPRQELDLSVNTDWQDEVFRTGLIQDQNVSFSGGGENSSYFISGNYFGNKGTVVSTDFDRISLRVNTSGSKGIFSIGENLALSNAKTNEIGGPETLRGNPFIDVVRMFPTIPVYDDENPGGFGYGKSGVANTFAANPVAIANLIDQEVENFRIRGNLWAEIDPFPFLKYRFNFGYETSFDDYLYLRREGNWTLNQPYEPSFTNQNKAQSETKLFENTLTFDHEFGKHDITLVVGTTYQKNRYEQINGTKRNLLVNPNTGEYFDVLDLGDQARVGGFRNESTLISYLGRLEYNYDNRYLLNAVLRRDGSSKFSDENKWSNFPSVSLGWRVSNENFFNSEKISDLKLRASYGELGSGNIDNYEYQGFINTFGAIVLGNDQVLYPSATQVRLANSQLRWETLKQTNIGLDLGLFNNKLQVTADYFIARTEDVLFGFPILLSTGNDGGSPVTNAATVENTGFEFNAAYNQVVNDDFSFNASVNLSTLRNELISLGNGLNESIQGNTITRSGEPVGMWYVLQTDGLFRSQEEIDNYTNSQGAVIMPDAQPGDIRFKDVNDDGQITNEDKTVVASPWPDFEMGFNAGAQYRNFDFSMNWIGSFGATVYNGFRSIVDRFDDDSNYRAGVQPWTPENPDTDFPRVVKGTSLSARSDSDRWLEDGSFVRLKYIGIGYNIPTDVLGKIGFTKARISLSAQNILTITKYKGLDPEFSNSNIFQRGVDLGSFPNVQTYSLGVEFGF; encoded by the coding sequence ATGAAAACTAAGCTAACTCTTGTTTACAGATTTAAATTCATTTTAATTCTGGCACTGTTCTGGGCGCAAAGTTCATTCGCGCAGGACACCGTGGAAGTTTCCGGAAAGATCACTGCAACTGACGGAACCCCCATTCCGTTCGTGAACATTGTGGTCAGGGGCGCCAACACCGGAACCTCGGCAGACATGGACGGAAATTACGCCATTACCGTTGCCCCGGACGCTACACTGATATTCAGTTATATCGGGTTTCGCACACAGGAGATCCCCGTAAACAACCAGACCACATTAAATGTACGGCTGGAGGAAGATGTCGCAGCGCTGGACGAAGTGGTTGTTGTCGGTTACGGTACACAACAGAAAAAAGACCTGACCAGTGCCATTTCGGTCGTAAAGTCCGACCAGATCCGGAAACGACAGACCACCACCGTAGCCGAAAGCCTCCAGGGACTGGCCCCGGGCGTCAATGTCCGTGGCGGCGGCCAGCCCGGGCAGGAAGCCAGGATCGAGATCCGCGGGCTTAAAAACCTCCGGAGTGCCAATCCGCTTTATGTTATTGACGGATTGATCACCACAGCCAACCGCGACTTTAACCCGAACGACATCGAATCCGTCCAGATACTAAAAGATGCGGCAGCAGCCGCGATATACGGCTCCAGGGCGGCAAACGGCGTGGTCATCATCACCACCAAAAAGGGAAAAAGAGGGCCGCTCAAGGTTACGGCCAGCTCAAAAATGAGTTTGACGGAAGTGCCCCGCTACGACCTCGCCGGACAGGAAGAATTTGTAAGGCTCAACAATATGGCCTACGACAATGCCGGGCTCCCGAGACAGGAACTCGACCTGAGTGTAAATACCGACTGGCAGGACGAAGTGTTCAGAACGGGCCTTATCCAGGACCAGAACGTCAGCTTTTCCGGCGGCGGGGAAAATTCTTCCTATTTTATTTCGGGAAATTATTTTGGTAACAAGGGCACGGTGGTCTCTACCGATTTCGACCGGATCTCCCTCCGTGTAAATACCAGCGGCAGCAAGGGGATTTTCAGCATCGGTGAAAACCTGGCCCTGTCAAACGCCAAAACCAACGAGATCGGGGGGCCGGAAACTTTAAGAGGAAACCCCTTTATCGATGTGGTGCGTATGTTCCCCACCATCCCGGTTTATGACGACGAAAACCCGGGAGGTTTCGGATACGGGAAATCGGGAGTAGCCAATACTTTTGCGGCAAACCCGGTGGCCATTGCCAACCTGATCGACCAGGAAGTCGAAAATTTCAGGATCAGGGGAAATCTCTGGGCGGAGATCGATCCTTTCCCCTTCCTCAAATACCGTTTCAATTTCGGTTACGAAACCAGCTTTGACGACTATTTGTATTTGCGGCGTGAGGGAAACTGGACATTAAACCAGCCTTACGAACCATCCTTTACCAATCAGAACAAGGCACAGTCCGAAACCAAACTTTTTGAGAACACCCTTACTTTCGATCACGAATTCGGCAAGCACGATATTACCCTCGTGGTCGGGACCACCTACCAGAAGAACAGGTACGAACAGATAAACGGAACCAAGAGAAACCTGCTGGTAAACCCCAATACCGGTGAATATTTTGATGTGCTGGACCTGGGAGACCAGGCACGGGTAGGCGGTTTCCGCAATGAATCCACGCTCATATCCTACCTCGGAAGGCTGGAATACAATTACGACAACCGCTACCTGCTCAATGCCGTACTCAGACGCGACGGTTCCTCCAAGTTCAGCGATGAGAACAAATGGTCCAACTTTCCTTCGGTCTCACTGGGATGGAGGGTAAGCAATGAGAATTTCTTTAATTCCGAAAAGATCAGCGACCTGAAACTGCGTGCCAGCTACGGGGAACTGGGGAGCGGGAATATAGACAATTACGAGTACCAGGGCTTTATCAACACCTTCGGGGCCATTGTCCTGGGAAATGACCAGGTGCTCTATCCTTCCGCTACCCAGGTAAGGCTGGCCAATTCACAGCTCCGGTGGGAAACCCTGAAACAGACCAATATCGGGCTCGATCTCGGGTTGTTTAACAACAAACTCCAGGTAACAGCCGATTACTTTATAGCCCGCACGGAAGATGTGCTCTTCGGATTTCCCATTCTCCTGTCTACCGGTAATGACGGCGGAAGCCCGGTCACCAACGCCGCGACCGTGGAGAATACGGGCTTTGAGTTCAATGCCGCCTATAACCAGGTGGTCAACGATGACTTCAGCTTTAACGCTTCCGTAAACCTCAGCACGCTTCGCAACGAACTGATCTCCCTCGGTAACGGTTTGAACGAAAGCATCCAGGGCAATACCATAACCCGTTCCGGGGAACCCGTAGGCATGTGGTATGTACTGCAAACCGATGGCCTTTTCCGGAGCCAGGAGGAAATAGACAATTATACCAATTCACAGGGAGCGGTTATCATGCCCGATGCGCAACCGGGGGATATCCGCTTTAAGGACGTCAATGACGACGGGCAGATCACCAACGAGGACAAAACCGTGGTGGCCAGCCCGTGGCCCGATTTCGAAATGGGCTTCAACGCCGGGGCACAATACAGGAATTTCGACTTTTCCATGAACTGGATCGGCTCTTTCGGCGCCACCGTTTACAACGGCTTCAGGAGTATTGTGGACCGGTTTGACGACGACAGCAACTACCGAGCGGGGGTACAGCCCTGGACCCCGGAAAACCCCGATACCGATTTCCCCAGGGTAGTGAAAGGAACCTCCCTGAGTGCCCGGTCCGACAGTGACCGCTGGCTCGAAGACGGAAGCTTTGTACGGTTGAAATATATCGGTATAGGCTATAATATCCCGACAGACGTACTGGGCAAAATAGGTTTTACCAAGGCAAGGATCAGCCTTTCTGCACAGAACATTCTTACCATAACCAAATACAAAGGGCTCGATCCGGAGTTCAGCAACAGTAATATTTTCCAGAGGGGTGTAGATCTGGGCTCCTTCCCTAATGTGCAAACATACTCATTAGGTGTTGAATTTGGTTTCTAA
- a CDS encoding hybrid sensor histidine kinase/response regulator transcription factor yields MCCLFIGKSYAQPYAFKKLQVEDGLSHNSVICMLQDNRGFLWFGTKDGLNRYDGYNFKLFQHQPGDEKSIGSNFIRCLHEYHNYIWVGTDTGLFRYDEKTESFTLVESTKNQPILDIQSDPEGNIWFIAAGNLHRLDVTTGREERYKQFHTSFLTGNASGEVFVASSEALYQFVPDNNSFRKIDLAGADKTGREFVITTITSGGKDSLWIGTKNRGAFLYKQREKELMGLLDKREHPLFVRDFLRKNKDELWIASESGIYIYNLRDNTYQNFRKNYNNPYSLSDNAIYALVLDEEQGVWIGTYFGGINYYPKQFTPIQRYFPRVGENSISGNAVREIKKDRFGHLWIGTEDAGLNRFDPETGKFTNYASVGEKGRLSHYNIHGLLPVEDKLWIGTFEHGLDIMDINSGKVIKHFGTGEDEGRLRSDFIFFIYRTRNKDIYVLTSSGIHQYLPEKDAFRVVQGFPETYHYTCFTEDHNGVLWAGTYWDGLFYFDPETKEKGVYRYDRNDPGSLSSNVVNGLFEDSEHRLWITTENGLNLFRKGTDNFRRFTKKDGFPTNVTYSILEDKHKNLWISTSNGLVEFNPEKETLKIYTRSNGLLSDQFNYSSAFKDEDGAMYFGGVNGLIRFNPDRFIKNNHQPPVYITDIKLNNREIPVGEKNSPLEKSVSYSRQITLNNKQSSFSLEFASLSYTAPEMTRYWYKLEGLNDDWIALDKNHKVNFTELPPGDYKFKVKALNSHEVWSAENDGLEIKVLPPFLASNTAYAIYTLLLLLLFYILLRYYHRHTRNKNNRHIRQLENEKEKEIYQAKIEFFTNVAHEIRTPLTLIKSPLEKLLRGKYKSPEIPENLRIMEKNTSRLINLVNELLDFRKTEMKHVKLSFVEVNISEVLEETYVRFSQLIQEKKLRFDLIKDEDDVYAFVDEGAIKKILSNLFINAIKYSESHVRVILRKNKTEFRIWIKSDGPLIPNHLRKRIFEPFFRLPGETENPGTGIGLSLAHSLAELHNGKLCIDENEHEVNSFVLNIPVHQDEEFKTLGTDHRKTGLSDRERPQPSFERRVPLVLVAEDNKELANFIYSELSENYNVVLAGNGREAWKMITDYEVQLVISDIMMPITNGVELCRMVKGNTETSHIPVILLTARSALNAKIEGLESGADAYISKPFSMDHLQVQISNLLENRKTILGHYSSSPLAHLKSLATSNLDKTFLSKLDKAIDENLRDTDLNIDMLADLMHMSRSTLYRKIKEISDLSPYELINISRLKKAAELLKTTNLKIYEVSENVGYKSQTSFGRNFQKHFGMTPTEYAHDNPEHDKKAL; encoded by the coding sequence ATGTGTTGTCTTTTCATCGGGAAGTCTTACGCCCAGCCCTATGCCTTTAAGAAACTGCAGGTAGAGGACGGACTTTCCCATAATTCCGTGATCTGTATGTTACAGGACAACCGCGGGTTTTTGTGGTTTGGCACAAAAGACGGGTTAAACCGTTATGACGGCTATAATTTCAAATTATTTCAACATCAGCCGGGAGATGAGAAAAGTATAGGGAGCAATTTTATTCGCTGCCTTCACGAGTATCATAATTACATTTGGGTGGGTACGGATACGGGATTATTCCGGTACGACGAGAAAACCGAATCTTTTACACTGGTGGAAAGCACCAAAAACCAGCCCATTCTCGATATTCAAAGTGACCCGGAAGGAAATATCTGGTTTATAGCAGCGGGTAACCTGCACAGGCTTGATGTAACCACCGGCAGGGAAGAGCGATATAAGCAGTTCCACACCTCTTTTTTAACAGGCAATGCATCGGGAGAAGTATTTGTTGCTTCTTCGGAAGCGCTGTATCAATTTGTTCCCGACAATAATTCCTTCAGGAAAATCGATTTGGCGGGTGCGGATAAAACGGGCAGGGAATTTGTTATCACAACAATCACCTCGGGAGGAAAGGACTCTTTGTGGATAGGGACGAAGAATCGCGGGGCCTTTCTTTACAAGCAACGGGAAAAGGAATTGATGGGTTTACTGGACAAAAGAGAGCACCCCTTGTTTGTCCGCGACTTTCTGAGAAAAAACAAGGATGAACTATGGATTGCGAGCGAATCGGGGATTTACATTTACAACCTCCGGGACAACACCTATCAAAACTTCCGTAAAAATTACAACAATCCGTATTCCCTGTCCGACAATGCCATTTATGCCCTGGTGCTGGATGAAGAACAGGGCGTGTGGATCGGGACCTATTTCGGGGGGATCAATTATTATCCCAAGCAGTTTACACCGATTCAGCGGTATTTCCCGAGGGTGGGGGAGAACTCCATCAGCGGGAATGCGGTCCGCGAGATCAAAAAAGACCGTTTCGGACACCTCTGGATCGGTACCGAAGACGCCGGCCTGAACCGGTTTGATCCGGAAACCGGAAAATTCACCAATTATGCCTCCGTCGGGGAAAAAGGCCGTTTATCGCATTATAATATTCACGGCCTGTTGCCCGTAGAAGACAAATTGTGGATAGGTACTTTTGAACACGGCCTGGATATTATGGATATCAACTCCGGAAAGGTCATCAAACATTTCGGAACAGGGGAGGATGAAGGCCGTCTCCGGAGCGATTTCATATTTTTTATCTACCGGACCCGGAACAAGGATATTTATGTGCTTACCTCCTCGGGAATCCATCAATACCTGCCGGAAAAGGACGCGTTCAGGGTAGTGCAGGGATTTCCGGAAACTTACCACTACACCTGTTTTACCGAAGATCACAACGGGGTGCTCTGGGCCGGGACGTATTGGGACGGACTGTTTTACTTTGACCCCGAAACAAAGGAAAAAGGAGTGTACAGGTATGACCGGAACGATCCCGGCAGCCTCAGTTCAAACGTAGTCAACGGTCTTTTCGAGGACTCGGAGCACAGGCTGTGGATCACTACGGAAAACGGCCTCAATCTTTTCCGCAAGGGAACGGATAATTTCAGGAGGTTCACCAAAAAAGACGGATTTCCTACCAATGTCACCTATTCCATTCTTGAAGATAAGCACAAAAACCTGTGGATCAGTACGTCCAACGGGCTTGTTGAGTTCAACCCGGAAAAGGAAACACTAAAAATCTACACGAGGTCGAACGGCTTGCTCAGCGACCAGTTCAACTATAGCTCTGCATTCAAGGATGAAGACGGGGCGATGTATTTCGGCGGTGTCAACGGGTTGATCCGTTTTAACCCCGACCGGTTTATTAAAAACAACCATCAACCTCCGGTCTATATTACCGATATAAAGCTAAACAACAGGGAAATTCCGGTTGGTGAGAAAAACTCGCCATTGGAAAAATCCGTTTCATATTCCCGGCAAATCACCCTGAACAATAAACAGTCTTCCTTTAGCCTGGAGTTTGCTTCCCTGAGCTATACCGCTCCCGAAATGACCAGGTACTGGTATAAACTCGAAGGGCTGAACGATGACTGGATTGCGCTGGACAAGAACCACAAGGTAAATTTTACCGAATTGCCCCCCGGCGATTACAAATTTAAAGTGAAGGCCCTGAACAGCCATGAAGTCTGGAGTGCCGAAAACGACGGACTGGAAATAAAGGTCCTGCCGCCTTTCCTGGCCAGCAATACGGCCTATGCCATATACACCCTGCTGCTTTTATTGCTTTTTTATATCCTGTTGCGCTATTATCACCGGCATACCAGGAACAAAAACAACAGGCATATCCGCCAGCTCGAAAACGAAAAGGAAAAGGAGATCTACCAGGCCAAGATCGAGTTTTTTACCAATGTTGCCCATGAAATACGGACACCGCTGACACTGATCAAGAGTCCACTGGAAAAACTGCTCCGGGGAAAGTATAAATCTCCCGAGATCCCGGAAAACCTGAGGATAATGGAAAAAAATACCTCAAGGCTCATTAACCTGGTGAATGAACTGCTGGATTTCAGGAAGACGGAAATGAAACATGTAAAGTTGAGTTTTGTGGAGGTGAACATCAGTGAGGTACTGGAAGAAACGTACGTCCGGTTCAGTCAGCTCATCCAGGAAAAAAAACTGCGTTTCGACCTGATAAAGGACGAAGACGACGTATACGCCTTTGTAGATGAAGGGGCCATAAAGAAAATATTGAGTAACCTGTTCATTAATGCCATAAAATATTCCGAAAGCCACGTGCGCGTCATACTCCGTAAAAACAAAACGGAATTCCGGATCTGGATCAAAAGCGACGGACCGTTGATACCCAATCACCTTAGGAAACGTATTTTCGAACCGTTCTTCAGGCTCCCGGGGGAAACTGAAAACCCGGGAACGGGCATCGGGCTTTCCCTTGCGCATTCCCTTGCCGAACTGCACAACGGCAAGCTCTGTATCGATGAAAATGAACATGAGGTAAATTCGTTTGTCCTCAACATACCGGTTCACCAGGACGAGGAATTTAAAACCCTGGGAACAGACCACAGGAAGACCGGTCTTTCGGACCGGGAAAGGCCGCAACCGAGTTTTGAGAGACGCGTGCCCCTGGTCCTGGTGGCGGAGGACAACAAGGAACTGGCAAATTTTATATACAGCGAATTGTCTGAAAATTACAATGTGGTCCTTGCCGGGAACGGCAGGGAAGCCTGGAAAATGATCACGGATTACGAAGTACAACTGGTGATAAGTGATATTATGATGCCCATAACCAACGGGGTGGAACTATGCAGAATGGTAAAGGGAAACACGGAAACCAGCCATATCCCGGTGATCCTGCTTACGGCGAGGAGTGCACTTAATGCCAAGATAGAAGGCCTGGAGTCCGGTGCCGACGCCTATATCTCAAAACCCTTTTCCATGGACCACCTGCAGGTACAGATATCCAACCTGCTGGAAAACAGGAAAACGATACTGGGGCATTATTCGAGTTCTCCGCTGGCACATTTGAAATCGCTGGCCACTTCGAACCTGGACAAGACCTTTTTGTCTAAACTGGACAAGGCCATTGATGAAAACCTCAGGGATACCGACCTCAATATAGACATGCTGGCCGATCTCATGCATATGAGCCGTTCCACGCTTTACCGGAAAATCAAGGAAATCTCGGATCTTTCACCGTACGAACTGATAAACATAAGCAGGCTTAAAAAGGCAGCGGAACTGCTTAAAACCACCAACCTGAAAATTTATGAAGTCTCCGAAAACGTGGGCTACAAATCGCAGACCAGTTTCGGGAGGAATTTCCAGAAACATTTCGGAATGACACCTACGGAATATGCCCATGACAATCCGGAACACGATAAAAAAGCGTTATAA